A genomic region of Gemmatimonadota bacterium contains the following coding sequences:
- a CDS encoding DNA cytosine methyltransferase, whose translation MTVQVYDFFAGCGGASCGFRAAGMGISFALDHDANARKSFKANFPDVHFEPEDIRDVSVELVRQRVDSERPSPVLFSGCAPCQPFSKQKTKRPSLDEDERVPLLAHFARFVEGCKPDLVFVENVPGLQKLDSESQPFGDFLKRLDAAEYEIDCRPIRLSKYGIPQTRRRLLLIASLHGVIRIPDETHGPGTSNVRYTTVRDWISHLPAIHAGEEHNGVLNHKAAKLSERNLDRIKATPEGGGERDWPEYLKLECHKGFTGYSDVYGRMAWDSPASGLTTRCISYSNGRFGHPEQDRAISIREAACLQTFPEDFMFNGSMASMARQIGNAVPVHLAKLIGKHFIEHLKDVGRLS comes from the coding sequence ATGACTGTTCAGGTTTATGATTTCTTCGCGGGTTGTGGTGGAGCCAGTTGTGGCTTTCGTGCCGCAGGCATGGGGATTTCGTTCGCGCTAGATCACGACGCGAATGCTCGGAAGAGCTTCAAAGCCAACTTTCCCGATGTTCACTTCGAGCCTGAAGATATCCGCGATGTTAGCGTTGAGTTGGTCCGCCAACGAGTAGATTCGGAACGACCGAGCCCGGTGCTGTTCAGCGGATGTGCACCGTGTCAGCCTTTTAGCAAACAAAAGACGAAGAGGCCGAGTTTGGACGAGGATGAACGTGTTCCACTGTTGGCCCACTTTGCCCGGTTTGTGGAAGGTTGTAAGCCGGATCTTGTGTTTGTGGAGAATGTTCCAGGATTGCAGAAGTTGGACAGCGAGAGTCAGCCTTTTGGCGACTTTTTAAAGCGGCTAGATGCGGCAGAATATGAAATTGATTGTCGCCCCATTAGACTTTCCAAGTACGGGATACCGCAAACCCGACGACGACTTTTGCTCATAGCGAGTCTGCACGGGGTTATTCGTATACCCGACGAGACACATGGACCAGGAACCTCCAACGTTAGATACACCACAGTTCGGGACTGGATATCACATCTTCCGGCGATTCACGCAGGCGAAGAACACAATGGGGTGCTTAATCACAAAGCGGCAAAACTTTCGGAACGAAACCTCGACCGTATTAAAGCGACACCCGAAGGTGGAGGCGAACGAGACTGGCCTGAGTACCTAAAGCTCGAATGTCACAAGGGTTTTACCGGATATTCCGACGTGTATGGACGAATGGCCTGGGACTCTCCAGCATCAGGACTGACCACTCGGTGTATCAGCTATTCTAATGGTCGCTTTGGCCATCCTGAGCAGGATAGGGCGATCAGTATACGAGAAGCGGCTTGCCTGCAAACTTTTCCAGAAGATTTCATGTTCAACGGAAGCATGGCGTCGATGGCGAGGCAAATTGGAAATGCGGTACCGGTCCACTTGGCCAAGCTGATTGGTAAACATTTCATAGAGCATCTCAAGGATGTAGGAAGGCTGTCCTGA
- the vsr gene encoding DNA mismatch endonuclease Vsr, whose translation MTDIMDRKRRSELMAAIRTRDTGPELVVRRIAHRMGLRFRLHRKDLPGRPDLVLPKHRLAVFVHGCFWHRHEGCRYASTPKSRTDFWTEKFTANVVRDANQKGALRNLGWRVLVIWQCETKDEEEVEHRLAELTKCNVEHH comes from the coding sequence ATGACCGACATCATGGATCGCAAACGGCGTAGCGAATTGATGGCAGCGATTCGTACTCGTGACACCGGTCCCGAACTGGTCGTCCGTCGAATCGCTCATCGGATGGGCCTGCGTTTCCGCCTGCACCGCAAGGATCTTCCTGGACGTCCCGATCTGGTGCTTCCGAAACATCGGCTGGCCGTGTTCGTGCATGGATGCTTTTGGCATCGGCACGAAGGATGCCGTTACGCGTCCACCCCGAAATCCCGGACCGACTTCTGGACCGAGAAATTCACAGCCAACGTGGTTCGCGATGCAAATCAGAAAGGGGCCTTACGGAATCTCGGATGGCGAGTTCTTGTAATTTGGCAATGCGAGACTAAGGACGAAGAGGAAGTGGAGCACAGGTTAGCGGAACTCACAAAGTGCAATGTAGAGCATCATTGA
- a CDS encoding restriction endonuclease subunit S encodes MSTPIVPLGQLCEMDRQGLQPDNPTVFALPYVGVEHVESESGDFNFKNDSRIGSQRSTSYRFDERHILYAKLRPYLNKVATPGFAGRCSTELVPLLPRDGVDREFVAYLLRRKETVNFVMSSVTGSRMPRTDMRALMSLPVPQPPLDHQRRIVGILNRAAKIERLRKRTQERLREFIPALFVKMFGDPSENPMGWDKRRLEDLVRIRGGKRLPKGSRYSDRKTPHRYIRAADITAGKVIADDPRYISKDLQTGISRYIIHSTDTLITIAGKIGITAPAESHLAGANLTENAAYLTPLVSNTLHNVFLSAQLNSESVQDQILIRTGRVTIGKLALHRIKSISVLVPPFDQQLHFAEMVNAAQAAAEMTYTSSMAASTLGEALVSRLL; translated from the coding sequence ATGAGCACGCCGATAGTCCCACTCGGCCAACTTTGCGAGATGGATCGCCAAGGACTTCAACCTGACAATCCGACAGTTTTTGCCCTCCCATATGTGGGCGTCGAACATGTCGAATCCGAAAGCGGTGATTTCAACTTTAAAAACGATTCACGTATCGGAAGCCAAAGAAGCACTTCGTATCGCTTCGACGAGCGTCACATCCTCTATGCGAAGCTTCGGCCATATCTCAACAAGGTCGCTACTCCAGGTTTTGCAGGCAGGTGTTCGACCGAGTTGGTTCCACTCCTCCCGCGAGATGGAGTTGACCGTGAGTTTGTTGCCTATCTGTTGCGACGAAAAGAAACAGTCAACTTTGTCATGTCATCGGTGACAGGGTCGCGGATGCCTCGGACCGACATGAGGGCACTGATGTCATTACCCGTGCCTCAGCCACCGCTTGACCATCAGCGGAGGATCGTTGGCATTTTAAATCGGGCGGCAAAGATTGAGCGGCTAAGAAAGCGCACGCAGGAACGACTGCGCGAGTTTATACCAGCCCTCTTCGTCAAGATGTTCGGCGACCCCTCCGAAAACCCTATGGGCTGGGATAAACGGCGGCTTGAGGATCTAGTTCGGATACGCGGTGGAAAGCGATTGCCGAAGGGAAGTCGTTATTCCGACAGAAAGACTCCGCACCGATACATCAGAGCTGCGGACATTACAGCAGGTAAAGTTATCGCAGACGACCCAAGGTATATCAGCAAAGACCTACAAACCGGCATCTCTCGTTACATTATTCACTCCACCGATACGCTCATTACAATCGCTGGGAAAATCGGCATAACTGCACCAGCAGAAAGCCATTTAGCCGGCGCAAATCTTACCGAGAACGCAGCCTACCTTACACCTCTTGTGAGCAACACGCTACACAACGTTTTCTTGAGTGCTCAGCTGAACTCAGAATCCGTACAGGATCAAATCCTGATACGGACTGGACGGGTAACGATAGGAAAGCTGGCCTTGCACCGTATCAAGTCTATTTCGGTATTAGTCCCCCCGTTCGATCAACAGCTTCATTTTGCAGAGATGGTGAATGCCGCCCAAGCCGCCGCAGAAATGACATACACAAGTTCAATGGCTGCGTCGACGTTAGGTGAGGCTCTTGTATCTCGGTTGTTGTAG
- a CDS encoding N-6 DNA methylase: MTPELRLGIDRIRDYLFGGGYPNPAQNAEQLSFLIYFYMYETADEVRVRTAQRPGAEPYTSSYEGKWNLRDPRNGREPGVSTVPRESLRWSSWANVLNGDRLVNWVREEVFPFHAELAANGVTDFMDGARLIIDEPTVLTQVVSQLNDLRLDRVDADTKGDLFEHVLRQIRQAGELGQFRTPRHVIRALIRLVDPRIGETVYDPAAGTAGFLVGAWDHIRLANSSPDGIEEVDLDGKTVRRGLGDMLSRDAVHQLQEATFYGADVDPQMVRLATMNLTLRGLDRVRILRRDALTRSLDRTEKIELGLPSHGFDVILANPPFSGRLDRDRIVEDVRVGRTAQTELLFLQYMLYHLKDGGRCGVVVPEGVLFGATNAHRELRRRMIENNAVEAVLSLPGGVFSPYSGVKTSLLVLRKGGATERVMFLHADNDGFKLDANHDQPIDDDDLPGLTKAFNDQKACWRTWRDRDYEADWTEKWWFAETDAIRAADFNLSANRHRPRNRALVEHRDPLEILDELRDIETEILGEIDSLTEDVRKAVTK; encoded by the coding sequence ATGACCCCAGAACTCCGGCTCGGTATAGATCGCATACGCGACTATCTATTTGGCGGTGGCTATCCGAATCCGGCCCAGAATGCTGAGCAACTCAGCTTTCTGATCTACTTCTACATGTATGAGACTGCAGACGAAGTGCGGGTGCGCACGGCGCAACGACCAGGAGCCGAACCTTACACAAGCAGCTACGAGGGAAAGTGGAACCTGCGTGATCCGCGCAACGGCCGTGAGCCAGGAGTGTCCACGGTGCCGCGTGAGTCGTTGCGATGGTCGTCTTGGGCGAACGTACTAAACGGCGACCGGTTGGTGAATTGGGTGCGTGAGGAAGTCTTTCCATTCCATGCGGAACTTGCTGCGAACGGAGTCACCGACTTCATGGACGGTGCCCGACTGATAATTGACGAGCCGACGGTACTGACCCAGGTAGTAAGTCAGTTGAACGACCTCCGGCTCGATCGTGTAGACGCGGACACCAAGGGCGATCTATTCGAGCACGTATTACGTCAGATCCGCCAGGCTGGCGAACTCGGCCAGTTCCGCACGCCGCGCCATGTCATCCGAGCCTTAATACGATTGGTCGATCCACGCATCGGCGAGACCGTCTACGATCCGGCAGCAGGCACGGCGGGGTTCTTGGTCGGTGCCTGGGATCATATCCGGCTTGCTAATTCCTCCCCGGACGGCATTGAGGAAGTGGATCTTGATGGAAAGACAGTTCGGCGCGGTCTTGGAGATATGCTAAGCCGCGACGCTGTTCACCAGTTGCAGGAGGCGACGTTTTACGGAGCCGATGTGGACCCGCAGATGGTGCGTCTAGCCACGATGAACCTGACGCTCCGTGGTCTGGATCGGGTGCGAATCTTGAGGCGCGACGCACTAACGAGATCACTCGACCGCACCGAGAAGATCGAACTCGGTCTTCCGTCACACGGCTTTGATGTCATCCTCGCGAATCCACCGTTTTCCGGTCGACTCGACCGCGACCGCATCGTCGAGGACGTGAGGGTGGGTCGCACGGCACAGACCGAACTGCTATTCCTACAATACATGCTCTATCACCTGAAAGATGGTGGACGCTGCGGTGTGGTAGTGCCCGAAGGCGTGTTGTTTGGTGCCACAAACGCGCACAGAGAACTGCGGCGCCGAATGATCGAGAACAACGCCGTCGAAGCCGTGCTGTCACTGCCCGGCGGCGTGTTCAGTCCGTATTCGGGTGTGAAGACTTCGTTGCTTGTGTTACGCAAGGGAGGAGCGACTGAACGAGTGATGTTTCTACACGCCGACAACGACGGTTTTAAACTCGACGCGAACCACGACCAGCCTATCGACGATGACGACCTTCCTGGTCTGACTAAAGCGTTCAATGACCAGAAAGCGTGCTGGCGCACGTGGCGAGACCGGGACTATGAGGCAGACTGGACGGAGAAATGGTGGTTTGCGGAAACTGACGCCATCCGAGCCGCCGACTTCAATCTGAGCGCCAACCGCCACCGCCCTCGTAACCGCGCATTGGTCGAGCACCGCGACCCGTTGGAGATTCTAGATGAACTTCGGGACATCGAGACGGAGATTCTTGGGGAAATAGACTCGCTGACCGAGGACGTGAGGAAGGCGGTGACAAAATGA
- a CDS encoding DEAD/DEAH box helicase family protein codes for MSGTTEAFARVKIDALLNDAGWNLTDGSSVLFEYTLPDGSQADYVLCDRRGRPMAALEAKRARVDPVAAQDQGRHYAEQLGVPYVFLSNGEEVRFLDRDTDAHARRISGFFAQDDLERRIAARGIRLDLATVEIDRKIVDREYQIECIGALSEEFSRGRRKLLVEMATGTGKTRTAAAFIKRLFEAGIATRVLFLVDRIALARQAEDVFTDHLREYPCHVLRPGRGFDRAKLITIGTLQTIIAEYRTLSPGYFDLVITDECHRSIYGRWSGVLRHFDGIQLGLTATPCTADAEAFPDLEDGLFVRDTLRFFEVSKPTYRYTLQRAIRENHLVPYRVYRAMTVKTAAEDGFDVRRDEIDWSAMDEQTRSEFEELFATADEIVVDPRVLERKFTIPERNRAMVREFRDVLEKGFVGHDGIRRRPAWGKTIVFAVTRRHAETLAEMFDECFADMKPHPTTRYADFVVSDIGGGPAPDTSSIIKRFKEEEFPKILVSVNMLDTGFDCLEVVNLVMARFTRSTILYRQMRGRGTRKAPHIGKSDFTIFDFVGVTDIHDEDASNEGGYAGESRTSSRSGDHRVLLTLDVDDHIDPESREWLTLDETGQIIRTPAHEARAAEIGVRFELWRGRHEEFNAEQARWASLIGSRAKADAMTMDAFGGWDLDEHPFSALGGYEQARRVFGGEKSLERLITGFNAAVLKRDRPDAKSKGFLAGNC; via the coding sequence ATGAGTGGCACGACCGAAGCCTTCGCACGCGTCAAGATCGACGCCCTGCTTAACGATGCGGGCTGGAACCTGACCGATGGTTCAAGTGTCCTGTTCGAATACACGTTGCCAGACGGTTCGCAGGCAGACTACGTGCTTTGCGATCGGCGGGGTCGGCCTATGGCGGCGTTGGAAGCCAAAAGGGCACGTGTAGATCCAGTAGCGGCACAGGATCAGGGGCGTCACTACGCAGAACAACTAGGCGTGCCGTACGTGTTTCTGTCGAACGGCGAGGAAGTGCGTTTCCTAGATCGGGACACGGACGCCCACGCCCGCAGGATCTCGGGGTTTTTCGCTCAGGACGACCTTGAGCGAAGGATCGCCGCTCGCGGGATTCGCCTTGATCTGGCGACGGTGGAAATCGACCGGAAAATCGTAGACCGCGAATACCAGATCGAGTGTATTGGAGCGCTGTCGGAAGAATTCTCGCGGGGCCGTCGCAAACTGTTGGTGGAGATGGCGACAGGAACCGGCAAGACCCGCACGGCGGCGGCCTTCATCAAGCGGCTTTTCGAGGCGGGTATTGCTACGCGCGTCCTGTTCCTGGTCGACCGTATCGCACTGGCCCGGCAGGCCGAGGACGTCTTCACCGATCATTTGCGGGAATATCCCTGCCACGTGCTGCGACCGGGTCGGGGTTTCGATCGTGCGAAACTAATCACTATCGGGACCTTGCAGACCATCATTGCAGAATACAGGACCCTTTCACCGGGATACTTCGATCTCGTCATCACCGACGAATGCCACCGTTCAATCTACGGCAGGTGGAGCGGTGTATTGCGGCATTTCGACGGCATCCAACTCGGCTTAACGGCTACGCCTTGCACGGCAGACGCAGAAGCGTTTCCCGACCTCGAGGACGGACTGTTCGTACGCGACACGCTACGTTTCTTCGAGGTTTCCAAACCTACCTACCGCTACACATTGCAACGAGCTATTCGGGAGAACCATCTCGTGCCCTATCGTGTCTATCGTGCGATGACGGTGAAGACCGCGGCGGAGGACGGGTTTGATGTACGCCGCGACGAGATCGACTGGAGCGCGATGGACGAGCAGACAAGATCGGAGTTCGAAGAGCTTTTCGCGACTGCGGATGAGATCGTTGTTGATCCGCGTGTGCTGGAACGAAAGTTTACCATTCCTGAACGTAATCGCGCCATGGTGCGAGAGTTTCGCGACGTGCTTGAAAAGGGTTTTGTTGGCCACGACGGCATACGACGCCGACCTGCTTGGGGTAAGACCATCGTGTTCGCCGTTACTCGCCGCCACGCCGAGACACTGGCGGAGATGTTCGACGAGTGTTTTGCAGACATGAAACCCCACCCAACCACGCGCTACGCCGACTTTGTAGTTAGTGACATAGGCGGCGGTCCGGCGCCCGACACGAGTTCCATTATCAAACGCTTCAAGGAGGAGGAATTCCCGAAAATACTCGTCAGTGTCAATATGTTGGATACGGGATTCGATTGTCTGGAAGTCGTGAATCTGGTTATGGCGCGGTTTACGCGCAGCACCATCCTCTACCGACAGATGCGGGGGCGAGGCACACGCAAGGCACCGCACATCGGGAAGTCAGACTTTACAATTTTTGATTTCGTAGGGGTCACCGATATCCACGACGAGGACGCGAGCAACGAGGGCGGGTATGCGGGTGAATCTCGAACTTCAAGCCGTAGCGGCGACCACCGCGTACTCCTCACCCTTGACGTGGACGACCACATCGACCCGGAAAGCCGGGAGTGGCTGACTTTGGATGAGACAGGCCAGATCATTCGGACGCCGGCTCACGAGGCGCGTGCCGCAGAGATCGGCGTGCGGTTTGAGTTGTGGAGGGGAAGGCATGAGGAATTTAATGCAGAACAAGCCCGCTGGGCGAGCCTCATCGGCAGTCGGGCGAAGGCCGATGCCATGACAATGGACGCCTTTGGAGGCTGGGATCTAGACGAACATCCGTTTTCCGCTCTCGGCGGGTACGAACAAGCGCGACGTGTATTCGGAGGCGAAAAGTCGCTTGAGCGCCTTATCACGGGCTTCAATGCTGCGGTGTTGAAGCGAGATCGGCCTGACGCTAAGTCCAAGGGCTTTCTCGCTGGGAATTGCTGA
- the htpG gene encoding molecular chaperone HtpG gives MSEAPTASTETLEFKSELRQILHLITHSLYSNKEIFLRELISNASDAINKIRFNSINNSDLVDGDTEWKIKLIVDKDKNTLTVSDNGTGMSRETIIDQLGTIAKSGTRAFLETLQQADEASRPELIGQFGVGFYSAFMVADRVTVVSRLAGDPEDQGVRWVSAGEGEYTIKTVEKEAHGTDVTLHLKEEEKEFLEEWRLRQVVKEFSDFIEYPVVMDVERHEPVEGEDDKTEAVVREETLNSMKALWLRSKDEIEADEYNAFYRQISHDYGDPARVIHYTAEGLTEFKVLLFIPAKRPFDMMFGDPKVGPRLYVQRVQIMENCEELLPPYLRFIKGVVDCADLPLNVSREILQQNPILDRIRKNIVKRIFTVLEEMKKDEFDKYVDFYRELGLILKEGMAQDFENRDTLTSLAVYESMNTEAGKFISMDEYVDQMPPDQEEIYYLIGEHRGMLERTPYLEVFRDRGWNVLFMTDPIDEFVMSSVTEYREKKYKAADKGDITADESDKARAEDDEKTFQALIETLKGKIPEVQDIRLSTRLKDSASCLVADEGAMSAHMERLMQRMGEGGGQASKRILELNAGHPVVQGLQKLHDSDGEDARVESIGRLLYEQAVVAEGSKLDDPVGFASRINDLLVKELIRI, from the coding sequence ATGTCCGAAGCCCCCACCGCATCCACCGAAACCTTGGAATTCAAGAGCGAGTTGCGGCAGATCCTTCACCTGATCACCCATTCGCTTTACTCCAACAAGGAGATCTTCCTCCGCGAGTTGATCAGCAACGCCAGCGACGCGATCAACAAGATCCGCTTCAATTCCATCAACAACAGCGACCTGGTGGACGGCGACACCGAGTGGAAGATCAAGCTGATCGTCGACAAGGACAAGAACACGCTGACGGTTTCCGACAACGGCACGGGGATGTCTCGCGAAACCATCATCGACCAGTTGGGAACGATTGCGAAGTCCGGCACCAGGGCGTTCCTCGAGACCCTGCAGCAGGCGGACGAAGCCAGCCGCCCCGAGTTGATCGGCCAGTTCGGCGTTGGATTTTACTCCGCCTTCATGGTGGCGGACCGGGTAACGGTGGTTTCTCGTCTGGCCGGCGACCCGGAGGACCAAGGCGTCCGTTGGGTCTCCGCGGGAGAGGGCGAATACACCATCAAGACCGTGGAGAAGGAGGCGCACGGGACCGACGTCACGCTCCATCTCAAGGAGGAAGAGAAGGAGTTCCTGGAGGAATGGCGGCTCCGGCAGGTGGTCAAGGAGTTCTCCGATTTCATCGAGTATCCGGTCGTCATGGACGTGGAACGGCACGAACCCGTAGAGGGGGAGGACGACAAGACGGAGGCGGTGGTCCGGGAAGAGACGCTCAATTCCATGAAGGCCCTCTGGCTGCGATCGAAGGACGAGATAGAAGCAGACGAGTACAACGCCTTCTACCGCCAGATCTCCCACGATTACGGCGATCCGGCCAGGGTGATCCACTACACGGCCGAGGGGCTGACGGAGTTCAAGGTGCTGCTCTTCATCCCGGCGAAGCGGCCCTTCGACATGATGTTCGGCGACCCCAAGGTCGGACCGAGGCTGTACGTGCAGCGGGTTCAGATCATGGAAAACTGCGAGGAGCTGTTGCCGCCCTACCTGCGCTTCATCAAGGGCGTGGTGGACTGCGCCGACCTGCCCCTCAACGTCTCCCGCGAGATCCTGCAGCAGAATCCCATACTCGACCGCATCCGGAAGAACATCGTCAAGCGGATCTTCACCGTACTGGAGGAGATGAAGAAGGACGAGTTCGACAAGTATGTGGATTTCTACAGGGAACTGGGACTGATCCTCAAGGAGGGGATGGCGCAGGACTTCGAGAACCGCGACACCCTGACCTCCCTCGCCGTGTACGAATCCATGAACACCGAGGCCGGGAAGTTCATTTCCATGGATGAATACGTCGACCAGATGCCGCCGGACCAGGAGGAGATCTACTACCTGATCGGCGAGCACCGCGGCATGCTCGAACGAACGCCGTACCTGGAGGTCTTCCGGGACCGTGGCTGGAACGTCCTCTTCATGACGGACCCCATCGACGAGTTCGTCATGTCGTCGGTGACCGAGTACCGCGAGAAGAAGTACAAGGCGGCCGACAAGGGCGACATCACGGCGGACGAATCCGACAAGGCCAGGGCGGAGGACGACGAGAAGACTTTCCAGGCGCTGATCGAAACCCTGAAGGGCAAGATCCCGGAGGTGCAGGATATCCGGCTGTCCACGCGCCTCAAGGACAGCGCCTCCTGCCTGGTGGCCGACGAGGGTGCCATGAGCGCCCACATGGAACGGCTCATGCAGCGCATGGGCGAGGGCGGCGGCCAGGCCTCCAAGCGCATCCTGGAACTCAACGCCGGACATCCCGTGGTCCAGGGCCTGCAGAAGCTCCACGACAGCGACGGCGAAGACGCGCGCGTCGAATCCATCGGCCGCCTGCTGTACGAGCAGGCCGTGGTGGCCGAGGGGTCCAAGCTCGACGATCCCGTGGGCTTCGCGAGCCGGATCAACGACCTGCTCGTCAAGGAACTGATCCGGATTTAG